The Streptomyces sp. SS1-1 genome has a segment encoding these proteins:
- a CDS encoding carbohydrate ABC transporter permease, with translation MATSTTKALAGEEPPAPPGTAGDGTSGKRRASLLHRLDVKGAPYAFVAPFFVVFAAFSFYPLIYTSWISLHHVELATLDVREWVGLDNYTALWQDERFWNALMNTITIGVISTVPQLLMALGLAHLLNYRMRASLFFRVASLVPYATSVAAAALVFTMIYERDFGMINWALGSIGIDPLDWEAEKWPSQFAISTIVIWRWTGYNALLYLAAMQAIPAERYEAASIDGASRWKQFTNVTVPGIRSTIVFTIVLSTIGATQLFGEPLIFGQGPNGVTGGADNQYQTLGLLLYEEGWKNYQMGRSATVAWAMFLLLVLAFAVQRLIKRLRARSS, from the coding sequence GTGGCCACCTCCACCACCAAGGCCCTGGCCGGCGAGGAGCCGCCGGCCCCGCCCGGCACCGCGGGCGACGGCACCTCCGGCAAGCGGCGCGCCTCGCTGCTGCACCGGCTGGACGTCAAGGGCGCGCCGTACGCGTTCGTCGCACCGTTCTTCGTGGTCTTCGCCGCGTTCAGCTTCTACCCGCTCATCTACACCTCGTGGATCTCCCTGCACCATGTGGAGCTGGCCACGCTCGACGTGCGGGAGTGGGTGGGCCTCGACAACTACACCGCGCTGTGGCAGGACGAGCGGTTCTGGAACGCGCTGATGAACACCATCACGATCGGTGTCATCTCGACCGTGCCGCAGCTGCTGATGGCGCTCGGTCTGGCGCACCTGCTCAACTACCGGATGCGCGCCTCGCTGTTCTTCCGGGTCGCGTCCCTCGTTCCGTACGCCACGTCGGTCGCCGCGGCCGCGCTCGTCTTCACGATGATCTACGAGCGTGACTTCGGCATGATCAACTGGGCGCTCGGCTCGATCGGGATCGACCCGCTGGACTGGGAGGCCGAGAAGTGGCCGTCGCAGTTCGCGATCTCCACCATCGTCATCTGGCGCTGGACCGGGTACAACGCACTGCTCTACCTGGCCGCGATGCAGGCCATCCCCGCCGAGCGCTACGAGGCCGCCTCGATCGACGGTGCCTCCCGCTGGAAGCAGTTCACGAACGTCACCGTGCCCGGCATCCGCTCCACCATCGTGTTCACCATCGTGCTGTCGACGATCGGCGCCACCCAGCTCTTCGGTGAGCCGCTGATCTTCGGCCAGGGCCCCAACGGTGTCACCGGCGGCGCGGACAACCAGTACCAGACGCTGGGTCTGCTGCTGTACGAGGAGGGCTGGAAGAACTACCAGATGGGCCGCTCGGCGACCGTCGCCTGGGCGATGTTCCTGCTGCTCGTCCTCGCCTTCGCCGTGCAGCGCCTGATCAAGCGCCTGCGGGCCCGATCGTCCTGA